TGCTGACCCAGACCCGGCGCCACTCTTACATCGCTTCTCTTCTGGGCATTCGCCATATTGTCGTGGCAGTGAACAAGATGGATCTGGTGGATTTCAGCGAAGAACGCTTCAACGAAATCAAAGACGATTACCTGGCGTTCGCCGCCAAGCTGGGCCTGAAGGATATCCGCTTCGTGCCGCTGTCCGCCCTGGAAGGCGACAACGTTGTGAACAAGAGCGAGAACACGCCCTGGTTCACTGGCCAGCCGCTGATGGAAATCCTTGAAACGGTAGAAGTCGGCCGGGACAAAAACCTGGAGCATTTCCGCTTCCCGGTTCAGTACGTTACCCGCCCCAACCTCAATTTCCGGGGTTTCTGCGGCACCATCGCCTCCGGCGTGATCCGCCCCGGCGAAAAGGTCATGGCCTTGCCCTCACGCCGCACCAGCACGGTCAAGGAAGTTGTCACCTTCGATGGCAACCTGGAAGAGGCGTATATCGATCAAGCGGTCACCCTCACCCTGACTGATGAAATCGACATCAGTCGCGGCGATATGCTGGTCAAGGTGGAAGACGAGCCGGAGGTGGGCAACCGCTTCAATGCCAACATCGTATGGATGACCGATGCACCACTGGAAACCGGTCGCCTGTACGACATCAAGCTGGGCCCGACCTTTACCTCCGGGACGGTGAAAAAGATCCACCATCAGACCGACGTAAACACCCTGGAACAGCAGGCCAACCCCAGCCAGCTGCAGCTGAACGAAATTGGTCTGTGTGAACTGACCCTTAACCAGCCGATTGCCTTTGACGCATACCAGCGCAACCACGTCACCGGCAGCTTTATCGTGATCGACCGCCTGTCCAACGTCACCATTGGTGCGGGCATGGTGGCTGGCCTGGCCGATTCCGGGGAATCCCTCGATCCGGTGTCGGCAGAAGAACGCGAACGCCGACTGGCCCAGAAGCCCGCAATCATTGCCTGCAACGGTCGACAGGCGCCAGCACTGGCCCTCGCCGTAGAGCGTGCCCTGTTCGACCAGGGCAAAACCGCGGTTGTGGTCAACGAAGAGAACGCCGGCGATGCCGACGAGCGCCGCCGTGTTGCCCAGCTTCTGACTTCCCACGGACTGGTTGCCATTGCCGTGAACCTGGGCACTGACATCGCCAATGCGGCTGCGACCGCGGACAGCGAACAGGAGATTCTTGAGGCTGTTAGCAAACTTGTTCAGGAGTTGATTCGCAGCAAGCGGGTTTAAATTTTGAATTGA
This genomic stretch from Marinobacter salsuginis harbors:
- the cysN gene encoding sulfate adenylyltransferase subunit CysN, producing MSHQSDLIAEDIQAYLKQHENKELLRLLTCGSVDDGKSTLIGRLLHDTKMIYEDHMASLKTDSAKMGTTGEKLDLALLVDGLQAEREQGITIDVAYRYFSTDKRKFIIADTPGHEQYTRNMATGASTAQVAILMIDARHGVLTQTRRHSYIASLLGIRHIVVAVNKMDLVDFSEERFNEIKDDYLAFAAKLGLKDIRFVPLSALEGDNVVNKSENTPWFTGQPLMEILETVEVGRDKNLEHFRFPVQYVTRPNLNFRGFCGTIASGVIRPGEKVMALPSRRTSTVKEVVTFDGNLEEAYIDQAVTLTLTDEIDISRGDMLVKVEDEPEVGNRFNANIVWMTDAPLETGRLYDIKLGPTFTSGTVKKIHHQTDVNTLEQQANPSQLQLNEIGLCELTLNQPIAFDAYQRNHVTGSFIVIDRLSNVTIGAGMVAGLADSGESLDPVSAEERERRLAQKPAIIACNGRQAPALALAVERALFDQGKTAVVVNEENAGDADERRRVAQLLTSHGLVAIAVNLGTDIANAAATADSEQEILEAVSKLVQELIRSKRV